The Humulus lupulus chromosome 7, drHumLupu1.1, whole genome shotgun sequence region ATTACATGTGAAATCCTAGTGTGGAAGATCTTGTGCAAGTTTGTCCCACGAATATAGAATTCAAGAAAAATAAGCAATGGAGCTTTTAAAGAATCAGACTTCCTTGAAATCATGAAATGAATGACTACTAGATCATGCCAAAGTggaaataaaaagataaaatacGTTTAAAAAATAATTCCAAGCTGTATGTTTTAAACATGAATGAACATTAGTCTTAGATATATATACATTTGCATAAAATCCCAGGCATATCTAAGACAATCACTTAGCAAAAATTCAAGACGTTTATCTCTGATTATTTAACATTCCCTTGGAAAAAGGTGCACAAAATATGATACAAGTTTTTCAATCCTTTCCTCTAGAAAAAAGAAGACTGATGAGCAAAATTTAACAGATACCTGATGCTGTTCTAGACATAGCGGCAAGTTTTTCTTCCAATTCTTTCTTTTCCAGCATGAGCGTAGAAGTTTGGGTTTGCACCTCTGCTAATTGTTGTCGCTCTTGCTGCCTTAAAAGTGACTCTTGCTAGAAATTCAATAGCAGTAGAAATAAGAAAGCATTCTAACCGTGAAATAAGAAAAGGTCAATGAATGCACTCTTTACCTGTAACTCTGACTTCAAGGTCGATAATTCCTTTTCTAAGGCTTGCATTTGATCCAGTGGATTTACAATCGAGTTTACTCCACTAAGCAAACCACTCATTGATTGTTGCTGTATCAAATTCAGTTCTGCTCTCAGGGCTGCTGCATCTTCCTCAGCCTATTCAGCAAAGGAACTGTTGAGAAAACATAATCAACAAGCATCAACAATCAAAGCAAGAATTATAGCATACTCGATATTGTTCCTCTTCTGCTTCCTTCAGTCGTTTCTTGAGAGTGCGAAGTTGGGCTGAAAAGTCCTCCTACACTAATAGATCAGTATTTACAGATAACACAAAAGAAAACACAATGGATGATAAATTACATAAAGAAATGGTGTAGATTATGCATACCCGTGCAACAACAGCTGCATCTTTTTCCATAGCAACACTCTTCAGAGCTTTTCTCAAAGAAGGTACAGTGTTTTGCTCCTGTAATTtacttcaaaaattaattaatttatcataAAACAAACGAAGTGGAaactgaaagaaaaaataattaagaacCCCTTGCAATTATTTTTAGATATTTACTAATCATATCCGGATTATATCCTAAGTAAGGGATTAAGCATCTCATTTTAAAACTACTAATGCAGGCAGCAAGCCATGGCCCCTTAGCTCATGCCTAAACAGTTTCTGCCAAAATTTATTAAGGAAAAACATGTTAAGATTAGTTTAGTTCTGCTATGAACGTGTGAAACTCTAACAGAATTGACTGATTATCTCCTAGCTCCCTCAAAATAACATATAAAAGACAACAATTAAAGTCATTTCTAATTTCTCTTACAAGATCATTCAAACGCTTTTGAAGTGTGTCATTGTCAGCCTCGGTTATCTGGAGCTGAAATTTAAGGATGAATGAAACAATCAGATACAGTTGATCACCACCCAAAAGCTTCCATAACCTCAAACATTACAAGAAATAAACATATGCAGCTAATAATAGCGCTACCGTTGAAAACAATTTCTTGTTCTGTTCTTCCAATTCTGTGTTCCTTTTCTCTAGGTCTCTTATCTGAGCCACTAAGCCACCAACATCTGCCTGCACAATTATTAAAAAATGACTAAGTTTAACGAAAACAATTTCCTAACTTATCCATTCAAATTAAAGTAAAGAATTTCAGCCCAAGGCAATCGAATAAATGTTGAAGACAAATCTTTTCTAGGCATATACCCTCAATTTTCCAACGAACCATACAGAAGctctaaaaaaattaataataaacgATTACCTCCGAAATTCTATTTCCACTCGCTGATTTTCTCATAGCTACAACATCTGCACCAACGAAAAAATAAGAATTAATAATTCTTCATCAAATATAAGAAATCATAGATTGAATTGCACGAACCATTTGCATTTGAAACTTTGCTGAGATCTGGTCCCGAAGAAGTTTTGCTTAATCTTTCTGCAGCTCGCTTTTGACGAATTTCTTCTAActgtaaaaataaataataataataatgagaagaagaagaagaaacaatACTAATCTTCAACATTGAAGAGATCGTTTTAGGACCAGAAATACAAAAATGCGAACAATTTATAGGAAGAGCACGAAATCTGTACCGTTCTTCGGCCAAGGGAAGCGTGATGTGACTCCATGGCAGACGGATACGAGATGCAGGGGACGGCTTCCTCCTTTCGGTATTCGAGGTCCGAACGGAGAAGACGATCAACGGTTTTTGCAGAGAAGAAGTTTCGGACACAGGTCCGCCCCACATAGAAGAGAGGCACAGACTTTTTAAAatactttatttatatatatatatatatgaatatgatagttttatttatttatagaatttattaattatttttattaaatttatattaatatcatgtaaattttaaataaatattatatttgaactaaataatttatttattttttgtttaagtttatgtttgttctagtttttgaatttgagaaagagaaaaaattttatatattatatatttaatgtaatattaaatattataccttaattttaaatttaagtttactgttagtttttttaaaagaaacaatttgttattaattgacagtagattatattatatatttaatatgatattattttaataaatgaatttaagtttaattaaattttatttaagttataaaatatatgattttgttatttttaaataattataattgtaaaatatcttaaaaatattatattttaattaatttaattatttattatttttaaataattattattgtaaaatatctcaaaaatattattttttatttgtttaattatttattatttttaaataattatcattataaaatatctcaaattatcatattttattttttttaattattttttttattttattttataaactaccataaaatataaaaatattatgttaaatataagaatgttCCATTAAacttaacattaaaaaataaaaaactattaaaactaagaatttgcGTTCTCTGTTATATACAGACCACTTGTTAGGGAGAAGAGATTTATTGAAtaatgttttaaataattatacaTTATTGTGAAATCCTGCAAGAAAGATTGCCTGTCTGGGTGGTGTAGTCGGTTATCACGCTAGTCTCACACACTAGAGGTCCCCGGTTCGAACCCGGGCTCAGACAAttctgtttttatttttctttttaacttTGATTATTTTACCATTATCCTTACTATTATGAAATACAAAACTGGTAACGTAAAACATCACAGTAAGAAATGAAAACTTAGATTTCGAATCAACGTGTGAGCCTAACAAAACTTCGTTAAAGTAGTATGCAACATAGAAAGAGAAGTCTGTCTTTTTTTTCCTCAACAAGGAAATAATTACAAGTTTGAACAAGAACTTGGCATGGAACTACCAGTAATCCCCACATGAACAAGCTCCGTCTCGAAAATGGTGGAAACGATTCACGTCTCGAACAACAATCTCTCGGTCTGCAAATTTGGAGATGAATTTTGTAAAAGAATGACAGTCTTCACATAGCCTCAAGTTCTTAGAGATTCGAATTGTTTCCCTGTTATTAGTAGTATTGATTAGTCCAAATGCAACAGCTAATTTTTCACTATGGCCTAATAGAATACGCTCCTTCTCTTCCTCCTCAAGATCATACAGCACGATTTGAGTTTGAGGCACATATCCCATTTCCTTCATCTCTGATGACAAATTCACCAACAACGCATGAACCAGTTCACTCTGCGGGTTAAACTCGTCAATAGACATGAATGAGTAGACTCTTTTGTTAACTTCGACCCAGCAACAACCTGGGACCTTTTGTAGTTTTCTAACTTCTAAAAGCCGCTTTACTATTTTCACTTCATCCCACATACCTGCTTCAGCATAAATATCAGCTAGAAGCACATAATTCCCAGCATTCCTAGGCTCCAACTCAAATAGCCTTTTACATGCTCTCTCTGCTAGTTCAACATTACAATGAATCCTGCAAGAGCCAAGAAGAGCGCCCCAAACTTTTGGCCCCGGCTCTATTCGCATATCCTCTATAACTTTGGCTGCTTCGTCAAGTAGATTGGCTCGGCCAAGAAGATCCACCAGACAAGCATAGTGCTCCATACTAGGATACATCCTGTGTTCCTTAACCATGGAATCAAATACCTTCTTGCCCTCCATGACAAGACCAGCATGACTACATGCCCCCAAAACACTAATGAATGATATATGATTTGGTGATACTCCATGGGAGATCATATCCTTAAAAACTTGAATTGCCTCTTGCCCATGTCCATGGATCCCATAACTTGAGATCAACGAATTCCAGGAAACAACATCCCTCTTATCCATTAAATTGAAAACACGTTGCCCAAGTTCAAGCTTACCACATCTTGCATACATAGACAGAAGTGTGCTCATAACTGGCAAGATAGAATCAAGTCCCCTTCTAAGTATGTATCCATGGATCAATTTCCCTTGCTCAAGAGCAACAAGTGCACCACAAGCTTGCAGAATGCTGACCATTGTCACTGAATTGGGAAACGAATCACCAGTCTCAGCTATCATTTCTCTAAAAAGCTCCAAAGCCTCAAAGGGTCTCTCATTTTTCACATAACAAGCAATCATAGCACTCCAAGTCACAACATTTCTCGTTGGCATTTCACCAAACACATAACTTGCATAAGAAACACACCCAAATCTAGCATACACGTCCACTAAAGTAGTCATAATGTGAACATAATCCTCAAACCCATGACGAAAAATATGAGCATGAATCTCCTTACCTTTATGAAGCAAAGAAACCGAACACTCTGAAGCAACACAAGCTTTCAATACATACGTATAAGTAAACCGATCAGAAGGAGTGCCAGACCAATTCATGTGACGATACAAGTCGAAAACTTCTATTCCATGACCTGCCAAAGTCAGAGCTCTGAAAATTGCATTCCAAACATATATAGTTCTCTTCCTAGTTTTATCAAACACCTTACGCGCAGTATCAATGGAGTCCAACTCTGAGTACATATTAATAAGTTTGGTGGCAAGGAAAGGATCTTGGTCCGACCCATCATCGACGAGGTGGCGATAAACGACGAGCCCATCAGAGAGCGAGTTATGGCGTATGCAGGACAAGATTAAGAGCTCGTAGGTGAGTTGGGTAGGATTGGGCTCGTGAGGGAGGAGTCGAAGGGCTTGTTTAAGGTTGCCCTGTTTACACAGAGACTGAATCAACTTGTTCTTGTCACCAATCTCTTTAGCAGTAGAGACCGAATGCTGTAAGGATAAGGAGCAAACTGGCAATTTTTGACAGTTACGAGCACGGTAGTTGAAGTGGGCGGGGAAGAAGGGTGGTTGGAGAGTTTGGGAGGAGGGGAAAACCCACATCACATGAGATAATTCTTTGTGCCCTCGCGAGGAAAGGCTTTGTATTGTCCCTCAAACTTTTTTTGTTTGGGCCAATTCTATGTAGTATGAACTATGTGGTTTTGCCTGCGCTGGTGGATATCTTTCGATCATATTCTTTTTTCTAGATATCTCAATATGGTTTTAAGACGAGTAAGAGAGCTtcctttttatttgaaaaaaggcaaaaatatataagaaaaataaataaataataataataataataaaagaatgtgAAAAATTATAATAGTTTTATAATTTGGTTGAATTGCTTTATTCTAAATGTACATGATGGATGATTTAGCAAATATTCATATTGCATGCAAtagattgaatttttttattttattttattatatataaaattttataGATTGAAAATGCTTCTAGGATAGGTCAAAAATGATCCTCTACCTAAAAAAGAGGAATGTTGAGGAGACTCTTtagtctatttttttttaattctcctTTTAATTTAACGACACATATATCTTTTAAGGTAAGTATATTCTTATAAAACAATTAGTCACAATATTTTAACTTTATTACAATAATGCCagaaataaaatatgaaatatgaTATATGTAATGCCTTTTTACCAGCTCAATAGAGTATGGTGCTTCTCTGAGTATTTATATGAATTGTCTCTTACAAAGAAAATGTGTGGTCTAGTGCATAACCAACACGTAGTACAAAGTTTTTTACAAAAGGAATATATACAAACGAATATGGCACTAAAATATATATATCGAACATTCTAGACATTCCTCTAACTAATCCAAAACAGGGAAGGACTAACACTTTGATTAATGTTAATCAGGATTATAGCTGATTCTTAACACCACCCCTCAAGCGAAAGGGTGATGAAAACACTCTGAGCTTGCTCACTAGGAACTGAAATCGGGTATGACTGAGACTCTTTGTCAAACAATCTGCAATTTGATCGTGTGACGGCACATAACGTATCTCCAACTTCTTTTGAATAACTTTGTCACGGATAAAATGGACATCAAGTTCTATGTGATTTGTACGAGCATGATACACTGGGTTTGAGGCCAATGCACTTGCTCCCATGTTGTCACACCAAATGACAGGGACTGACTGTAATTTGAACTTCATTTCTTGAAGAAGCTCTTGTATCCAAGTGAGTTCAACAGCTAGATGAGCCAAGGCCCTGTATTCCGACTCCATACTTGATCGAGCAACCAAAGACTGTTTCTTAGAGGACCATGACACAAGTGTATCacccaagaaaacacaatagccaCCTACTGATCTCCTGTCATCCGGATAGCATGCCCAATCGGCATCAGAGAAGCCAGTAAGATTCAGATTATTACTCGGAATGATGTGAAGGCCATGATGCATTGTACCCTTTAGGTATCTTAATATTCTCTTCGTTGAACTCCAATGGACTGTTGTGGGACATTTTAGAAACTGACTGAGCTTGTTTACTGCGAACGAGATGTCTGGCCTGGTATGATTCAAATATTGCAGTGCTCCTATAACACTTCGATACATTGCGAGATTTTCTTATTCCATCATGAGCTGATAATGTCTTTCCCGTTGTCATTGGAGTCGGACATGGTTTTAAGTTGTCCATATTCATTTTCTGTAATAGCTCTTCAACATATCGACCCTGTGATAAATACAAACCAGATTCATCCTTGT contains the following coding sequences:
- the LOC133791149 gene encoding autophagy-related protein 23, producing the protein MESHHASLGRRTLEEIRQKRAAERLSKTSSGPDLSKVSNANDVVAMRKSASGNRISEADVGGLVAQIRDLEKRNTELEEQNKKLFSTLQITEADNDTLQKRLNDLEQNTVPSLRKALKSVAMEKDAAVVAREDFSAQLRTLKKRLKEAEEEQYRAEEDAAALRAELNLIQQQSMSGLLSGVNSIVNPLDQMQALEKELSTLKSELQQESLLRQQERQQLAEVQTQTSTLMLEKKELEEKLAAMSRTASENSEKVSDKVFSLEEKEKLEKQLHDMAVVIEKLESSRQKLLVEIDSQSSEIESLFEENSSLLSSYQEALGTSNQWENQVKDCLRQNEELRGILDELRIKQAKGFVEPHAGVNEAGSPAYTAEIISLKSQVAKEQSRAETLSADVLQLSARLQQATQAYNSLARLYQPVLRNIESNLIKMKQDGSVTVR
- the LOC133791148 gene encoding pentatricopeptide repeat-containing protein CRR2, chloroplastic; protein product: MWVFPSSQTLQPPFFPAHFNYRARNCQKLPVCSLSLQHSVSTAKEIGDKNKLIQSLCKQGNLKQALRLLPHEPNPTQLTYELLILSCIRHNSLSDGLVVYRHLVDDGSDQDPFLATKLINMYSELDSIDTARKVFDKTRKRTIYVWNAIFRALTLAGHGIEVFDLYRHMNWSGTPSDRFTYTYVLKACVASECSVSLLHKGKEIHAHIFRHGFEDYVHIMTTLVDVYARFGCVSYASYVFGEMPTRNVVTWSAMIACYVKNERPFEALELFREMIAETGDSFPNSVTMVSILQACGALVALEQGKLIHGYILRRGLDSILPVMSTLLSMYARCGKLELGQRVFNLMDKRDVVSWNSLISSYGIHGHGQEAIQVFKDMISHGVSPNHISFISVLGACSHAGLVMEGKKVFDSMVKEHRMYPSMEHYACLVDLLGRANLLDEAAKVIEDMRIEPGPKVWGALLGSCRIHCNVELAERACKRLFELEPRNAGNYVLLADIYAEAGMWDEVKIVKRLLEVRKLQKVPGCCWVEVNKRVYSFMSIDEFNPQSELVHALLVNLSSEMKEMGYVPQTQIVLYDLEEEEKERILLGHSEKLAVAFGLINTTNNRETIRISKNLRLCEDCHSFTKFISKFADREIVVRDVNRFHHFRDGACSCGDYW